The stretch of DNA TTGAGTATTACCTGGGTGAGCAGCCGATCATCCCCAACGTGCCGAGCTACCTCTGTATGGACGATCAGCAACGGCAGTATGTGCTGGACAACCTCGACAAGCTGGTGGTCAAGCCGGCCAATGAGTCGGGCGGTTACGGCATGCTTATCGGCCCCCAGGCGACCAGGAAGGAGCTCGCCGCCTTTGCCGAGCGGATCAAGGCCGATCCGCGCAATTACATCGCACAGCCGCTGTTGGCGCTGTCGACCTCGCCGATCCTGACCAAAACCGGGGTGGAGCCCCGGCACCTGGACCTTCGCCCCTTCATCCTGCAAGCCAGGGACACCTACGTAACGGCGGGTGGATTGACGCGGGTGGCGCTGGTTAAGGGGTCCTATGTGGTCAACTCCTCTCAGGGTGGTGGTAGTAAAGATACCTGGATTGTTAAGGATCAGTAGACGAGGATAAGCTTATGTTATCGAGAGTTGCAGAACGCGTTTACTGGATGGGGCGTTACCTTGAGCGGGCCGAAAATACCGCCCGCATGATCAGCGTCTATTTTCATGTGCAGATGGATATTCCCAACGAAACCAGCCTCAGTTGGCACCATATGCTTGATATTGTCGGTACGGACATTAACCAGGTCCTTAGCCGAAAACCTGCCAGTCCCAAGGCTAAAAGTAGTGGGGAGCAGCAGGCCGGAGTATCGCTCGCGCAAGAAAAGGCGGTAATGAAATACCTGGTTTCCGATGCAAGGAGCCCCTCGTCCATTCTCAGCTTCTTGCAACAGGCGCGGGAGAACGCGCGAACGGCACGGGAGATCATTCCATCTGAGGCTTGGGAGCTGATTAACAATCTCTATCTCTATGCCAAGGAGCGCGCTCCCCGCTCGTTGTCGCGCTCGGCACGGCAAAAGTTTCTGCAGCATGTGATTGAGCGTACCCAGCAGTGCGCCGGGCTGCTGTCCGGTACCATGAGCGCAACGCCGGCCTATGACTTTATCTGTCTGGGACGTTCGCTGGAGCGGGCGGATATGACCTCACGTATTGTCGATGTCGGGGCACGAACGCTGTTTGAAAAGCAAAAAACCGAGAAAAAGATCCTCTCCCCCTATGTCAACGTGCTGTGGATGAGTGTGTTGCAGTCGCTCAGCGCCTACCAGATGTATCGCCAGCACATGATGAACCGCGTCAACGGTGAGTCTGTGGTGACCTTCCTGCTGCAGGACAGCCGTTTTCCGCGCTCCATGACCGCTTGCCTGGGCAGCCTCAAGACCTATCTGTCGAGCCTGCCGAATAATGAGGAGGCCCTACGCGCATTGGGGGCTGCGCAGCGACGCATTGACGCCATTGATGTCGCAGATTCGCTTGCGACGGCCAGCCTCTATGAGTCGATCGATCTGGTGCAGCTGGACCTGATCGGTATCCATAACGAGATTGCCAATGCCTGGTTTTTACCAAGCAGGGCCAGTGAGCCTGCTGAGCCGGAGGCTGTGACGTGAGCCGCCTGCCTCCTGCTGCGGCCGGCACAGGGTAAGGCCGGATGCGCTTTTTTAACTGCGACTGTGGCCAAACACTCTACTTTGACAATACGGGTTGCCTGGCCTGCGGGCAGGCGGCTGGCTTTGACCCTGAACAGTTGCAGCTGTTGAGCCTGACAGAAGAGGGCAACGGAAGCTGGCGCGCGGCGGATGGCAGGGCGTTTCGCTACTGCCAGAACCACGCCCACTTCGGGGTCTGTAACTGGCTGGTCGCGGCTGACTCTCCTGCTCTTTACTGCCGCTCCTGCGAGTTGAACCAAATCGTCCCCCAGGTGACCGAACCGGATCGGTGCAGTTCGTGGCATATATTGGAACAGGCCAAGCGGCGATTGATCTACAGTCTGCTGCAGCTAGGATTACCGGTGCAGCCGCGCTCTCGGTATGCGAACGGGCTGGCGTTCGCCTTTCTTGAAGACCAGCGGATCAATCCGCAGGTGCAGGAGGAGATTGTCAGCACCGGCCACGGCCACGGCCTGATTACGATCAATCTGGCCGAGGCGGACGATGTGATGCGCGAGACGATGCGGGTATCGATGGGAGAAAAGTACCGCACACTGCTGGGCCATTTTCGCCACGAGAGCGGACACTACTTTTTTGACCGGCTGGTGTCCGGCACGCCCTGGCACCAGGCGTTCAGGGAGCTGTTCGGTGATGATACACTCAACTACGCCGATGCACTGGCCCACTACTACAGCGGGTCTGTGCCCAGTGACCTTAGCGGCCAGTTCATCACGGACTACGCCCAGAGCCACCCGCTGGAAGACTGGGCCGAGTGCTGGGCGCATTACCTGCATATGATGGACGGGCTGGAAACGGCCCATGCGCTGGAATTGCTGGAACAGCCCCCGCTCGAGGTGCCCTTTGAAGAAAACCTGCGGCGCTGGCCCGAGCTGACCCGGATATTGAACCAGCTCAACCGCAGTCTGGGGTTAAAAGATGCCTACCCCTTCGTGCTGTCTGATCCGGTCATGAGGAAGCTTCACCTGATTCATCGGGTGATTGATCCCAGTTCTCCGACCACTTGATGGGAGGCAGGTTGCGGAAGGCCTCCTGCAGCAGGTGATCCCAGGATTTGTTCAGCTCCCGCAGGAAGGCACTGTCGGCCTGGAACTGGTAATGGCGGTTTAGCTTCAGGCTGCCCTTTTCATAGATCACCGTTTCGATCGGCGGACCCACTGTCAGGTTGCTGCGCATGGTCGAGTCCATGGAGACCAGCGCACAGAGCGCCGAGGTATCCAGGGATGTTTCCGGCGTCAAAATCCGGTCCAGAATCGGCTTGCCGTACTTGCTTTCACCGATCTGCAGGTAGGGCGTGGTGTCGGATGAGGTGATGTAGTTGCCCTGCGGGTAGATCATGATGATCGCGGGCGTTTTATCCCCGATCTGGCCACCAACGATAAAGCTGGCTTCGTGGTTGACAGTACTACCCTCAATATCGTGCTTTTTCTGCTGGGCAACGCTGATTTCGCCCAGATAATCCGCCGCTTCCTCCAGATCCGCCACATTCATCAGGTTGACCGGCTCATTGTTCTTGATATCGGCACGAACGCGCTTGATCACCCCCTGGGTGGTAGCCAGGTTGCCGGCGCTCATGATAACCAGCTGACGCTGGCCGTCGATGCCAAAGCGGTGCATCTTGCTGTAGGTGCTGATCTGGTCAACGCCGGCGTTGGTACGGGAATCAGAGGTAAAAATGATGCCATCGTTGACAGAGATGGCGACACAGTAAGTCATAACAGCTCAAACCCATGGTATTTTGCTGCATTAAACACCCTTTCCCCGGTTAAAGATAGAGCCCCCTCTACGGACCCACAAACATCATTGCGAGGACTATGGTTTCTCTCAGGCCTGGCCTCGGCTGCCGGGGCTGGCATGGGCATTCAGCCACCGCCAGGCTAAGGCGTTGATGATGGGTTAGTGTGTCAGGGGGCGGCCCGGCAGGCTCCATTCGCAGTGGTAGAGCGTGCCCTCGTCGCGGTCGATCCGCTCGAACCGGTGCGCACCGAAGAAGTCTCGCTGGGCCTGCAGCAGGTTGGCCGGTAACACCGCGGTGCGGTAAGCGTCGTAATAGCTGAGGGCTGAACCCAGGGCGGCGATTGGGATACCCGACAGGGCCGCGTGGGCGACCGCCTGGCGCCAGTTGTGCTGGCGGGCGGCGAGCTGTTTGGCAAAGTAGGGGGCCAGCAGCAGGTTTTGCAGGTCGGGATCGCAGGCGAAGGCCTCACGGATGGCGTGCAGAAAGCGGGCGCGGATAATACAGCCGGCACGCCAGATGCTGGCGATCGCGGCAAAGTTCAGGGTCCAGCCCTGTTCCCTGGCCGCGCATCTCATTAACTGGAAGCCCTGGGCGTAGACGCAGAGCTTGGCGCAGTAGAGCGCATCGTGGAGCGCCTCGATATGGGCGTGTTTCTGGTGGTCGGGAGGGGGCGCTGCCTGGGGGCCGGCGAGGACTCCGGAAGCGATCATCCGCTCCGGTTTCAGTGCCGACAGCGAGCGGGCGGCCACCGCCTCGGCGATGGAGGGGGCGGGGATGCCAAGCTGCAGGCTGCTGACGGCGGTCCACAGGCCGGTCCCCTTCTGGCCCGCCTTGTCGAGGATGATATCAACCAGCGGCAAGCCGCTGTCGGCGTCGGTGGTGGCCAGGATCTCGGCGCTGATCTCGATCAGGTAGCTGTTTAACACCCCCCGGTTCCACTGCGCAAACACCGCGGCGATGGCGGCCGGTTGCATCCCCAGCGCGTCGCGCATGATCTGGTAGGCCTCGCAGATCATCTGCATATCCGCGTACTCGATGCCGTTGTGCACCATCTTGACGTAGTGACCGGAGCCGCCGGGACCGATATAGGCCGCGCAGGGCTCGCCCCCCGTTACCGGCTTGCCCGGCACCCGGGATTCGATGGGCTGGCCGGATTCAGGGTCTACCTTGGCGGCGATTGCCTCCCAGATCGGCTGCAGGCGGGACCAGGCGGCGGGGCAGCCGCTGGGCATCAGGGAGGGGCCGAAGCGGGCACCCACCTCACCGCCGGAGACGGCGGTGCTGAAGAAGATAAAGTGGCTGCGGTAGTGCTGCTCGCGCGCCTGGGAGTCGCTCCAGAGGCTGTTGCCGGTATCGACGACGATATCCTCTGTGCCGATCCCGGCCGCGATCAGCCGCTGGCACACCTCATCCACCGGTTTACCGGCGGGGATCGACAGCAGGATGATGCGTGGAGTGGGCAGTTGAGCGAGCAGCTGGGGGTAGGTGCTGCAACCGTGCAGGCGGGTAGGCCGGTCGCCTCGCTCGGCCGCATCCTGGTCATGCAGGGCGTCAAGCCGGTTGGGGTCCCGGTCAAACACCGCTACCCGATAGCCATGGTCCGCGAGGTTCAGGGTCAGGCTTTTCCCCATCACCCCGGCACCGATCAAACCGATATCACAGCCTGCTGTCGCCTCATTCATCCCTGCCCCCGCGTGCTTTTTAGAAAATGGCGGATCGGCACGCGCCGTCCCATCCTCGCTACTCGTAAGACAATAGCACACCCGGCTTTTGTGAGGTTTGCTAATGAATGGGGGCCGGTGGCCGCTTCCCGGGCCAGACTATCGGCACTCTATAACGGGAATATCACTCCAGCGCGTGGTGTAAGCGGGGGATAGGCGGCGGCGAAGCATGGCCCAGTCACGCGGGGCCCACTGGTCGGCTAACCGCAGACTGTTGCTGCCGTATTTGTGGTTGATGCGGTCGATGACAGCGTTGAGGCGAGGGTTGGAGGAGGCGGTAAACAGATCGGCCTGGTGCTGGCTGGCGGGTACCAGGTCCAGCAGGCTGACGCTGGCCTTGGCATAGTCGTAACCGGGCCGGTAGAGGCGCCGGGTCAGTTGCCTGGCGTAGCGGCACAGAGTGGCACCCTCGTCGGTGCCACCGGCGATCGGCGTGGCCAGTCCCTGGCTGTAGGGAAAGGGGGCGAAGCGGCTGGTATTGATCCAGACCATCAGCCCCATGGCGATCGAACCCTGTTGGCGAAGCTTCTCTCCGGCGCGCCAGGCATGCTGGGCCACCGCCCGTTCTAACTCCTTCTGGCTGCGAATCTTGCGGCCAAAGGAGCGGCTGCTGACAATCTGCTGTTTGGGAGGGGGGGCCTCCTCCAGCGGCAGGCAGGAGAGGCCATTGAGCTCCCGTACCGTGCGCTCCAGGGTGACGCTGAATTGCTGTCGCACCACCTCGGGCGGCAGCGCCGCCAGATCCGCCCCCGTCACCACACCGAGCCCAGCCAGCTGTGAGGCCAACCGGCGGCCGATGCCCCAGACTGTGTTCACCGCGGTTCGCTGCAGCACCCAGTTCCACTTCTCGGGGGTATCCAGTACGCAGACGCCCTGCGCACGGGGCAAGCGTTTGGCAACCTGGTTGGCGAGCTTGGCCAGGGTCTTGGTCGGGGCGATGCCGACGCCCACCCCAACCCGCTGTTCGCGCCAGATACGCTTGCGGATACGGTGGCCAAAACCGCTGAGGTCGCCCAGGTTGGTGCAATCCAGGAACGCTTCGTCGATGGAGTAGATCTCCAGGTGCGGGGTTTCGGTGGCGAGGCTCTGCATGATACGCCGGCTGATGTCACCGTAGAGGCTGTAGTTGGAGCTGAACACCTCGACTCCGAACGCGTCCAGCTGCTTGCGGAGTTTGAAGTAGGGCTCCAGGTCGGGGATGGCCAACGCCTTGGCCTCACTGCTTCGGGCCACGATGCAGCCATCGTTGTTGGAGAGCACGACAATAGGCTTGCCCCGCAGGTCGGGACGAAAGATCGCCTCGCAGGAGGCGTAGCAGGCGTTAACATCGACCAGGGCCAACATGGCTAGGGGGCGCGCAGGTGATGGATGGCGTGGATCACCACCCCTTCAATGACCAGGTCTGCCTCCTCGGGCAGGGCGACGGGGGGGTAGGCGGGGTTGGCCGAACAGAGCTGGCGCTGGCGCAGGTCCAGGATCTTGCAGCACAGCTCGCCGTCAATGGCGGCGACCACCAGGTCGCCATGCAGGGGACGAAGGCTGCGATCCACCACCAGCAGGTCGCGGTCAAAGATCCCCCGGCCGTTGAGGGAGTCGCCATTGGCGCGGGCAAAATAGGTGGCCGCCGGGTGCTTGATCAGGTGCTCATTGAGGTCCAGCGGACGGTCAATATAGTCGTCAGCGGGCGACGGGAAGCCCGCAGCGACCCCGTGGGAGAGCAGCGGCAGAGAAAGCGTACTGGGGGCGGTGCAGGCTTTTGTGATGGCGATTTTCATACCGCATACTGTATATAAAAACAGTATCCGGGGGAAGGTTTTTAAGGAGGGTAGTGGCCTGGACTTACTCCAGCGGGCACTGGACCTGCGGGCAGTCGGACGCCGTCGATGGCAGCGGGAGCCGCTTGCGGAGCTCGGCCTCGCTCTCTTGTATGGCCGGATTGCCCGGTGCCTGTTTGACCGCACAGCCAATGGCGGCCAGGGCCTGGGAGCGGCACTCCAGTGCGACCAGGCTGTAAGCCAGGTTGTTCCAGCCGGCAGCGGCCGAGGGTTGCTGGCGCAGGTAGGCTGAAAAAAAGCGCTGTGAGGCCCGGTATTGGCCCAATGCGTAGGCGCTGTTGCCGGCACCGAAATAGGCGGTATCGGCATCGGGCCAGCGCTCGATGATCGACTGGTAAACCTGCAACGCCGCACGGCTCTCTCCCACCTGCTCCAGGTCATTGGCCGCCCGCAGGGTGGCCGTGCGCCGGGCGGTCGCGGGGAGCTGCCCGGCCGGTAGCGCCACCATCGCCCAGGAATCGGCGCGGCGCCAGATCTTTAAAAACAGTTCGAAGCCGATCTCATGGTTCAGCTCCTCGCCACTACGCAGGCTGATGGTCTGGCGGGGCAGGTCATACCCCACCACGACACTGAAGTGCCAGCGCGGCATCCAGTCGAAGGCAAGGTTTTGCAGGACCAGCACCGGGTGGCCGGCGTCCACCTCCATCAGCAGGTCGGATAACTCGGGCCGCAGTACATAGGTCAGCATGCCGTAGCGCCGAGCCCGCGCAATCATCTCGGTGGTGACTGCGCCCTCCTTGCCGGGAATATAGACCTTGCCCCGCAACGCCTCGGCGCTTATATCCACCCCCTGGGCCGCGAGCAGGGTCGCCAGGGAGGCGGGTCCGCACTGATCCTCGATCTGGGGAAAGTAGGGAATATTGTCCAGCTGGCGGTGCGGGGTGAGCGATGCGAGCCCGGTCGTATCGATGCTGTCCGGGCGACTGGCACAGCCCATCAGAAGGGCGATGGCGAGCAGTGCCGCCACCCGGGCAAGGGCCCCGGCCATCACCGTTCCCGTAACGGGGCAAGGCGGCCTGGGCATCGGGGTTAGTTGATACACCGCACGAAGGTAAAGAGGTCAGTGGCGCACAGCATATCGGTGACCACAAAGACAATGAAGATAACGAGCAGTACACCGATGATCCCCCCGGCCGGCTGCTGCTCCAGCTCTGCGTTAAGCTGCTGGATCTCATCGGGGGTCAGGCTTGAAATACGGTCGCTTAACTGCTCGCTATCGACCCCCAGGTCGGCCAGCTGCTGCTTCAGCTCATCGGAGGCCAGCGCCGCTTGCAGTTGCTGCTGGCTGTACTGCGCCCCTCCTGAATGGATGAGGTCCGTGGTAGGGATCATCTTCGCCTGGGCATGACCGGCCCCCAGGCTGATCACAAACAGCATGGAGATCATTAATGAGTGGATCAGTCGAGACTTTGCTAGTTGCTTCATCGCTACACTCCCCTGCTTGATAAGGATTCTAAGGTTACAAATGAGCGCTTATTTAGCACTCCCCGGCCGCGGGCTGCCGGGCATAGTTAACATTTAAGCCATACCGCGCGGCGAATCGTATCAGGCACACTACCTTGCCAACGGCACGGTAGCGCTCTGCGCGGATAACGATGGGTCATAACTAAGGCTAGTTCAAAAGTGTGTAAATCGATAATTTTGTGAACTGGATGCCATCGAAAGCGGTAACCGATTTTTTGTTAAGGGTGAAGATGTTTAAAGCGGTTAAAGGTGACCTACCTTCACATAGATAAGCGCCCCTTCATCCATCGTGTAGGGTTTATGTTCACTTAGGTGGGGGCTGCGAATCCAGGTGCCAGCGGGATAGGTGCCATGTTCGTCGTAGAACGTGCCCTCCAGTACCAGAATCTCTTCGCCCCCCCAGTGTTTGTGGGCATTAAACCGGGTATTGGGTGCCCAGCGCACCAAGGCAACCTGTTCCTGGTCAAACCCATGCAGCGGCATGACGCTCAACCCCTCCACCAGTCCTGGGCGCCAGGGCTCACTGAGCGTATCGATCGAAAACTGTCGTTGGTCGCTTTTGTCGAACTGATGCAGTTTAACGAAGATGGTGGCTCCCGCCTCACCGATCCGAGGGCTGTGCGCGGTACCGATGGGGTTGCGGACATAGGTTCCGGCCGGGTATTGGCCATGCTCATCGGCGAACACTCCCTCCAGCACCAGAAACTCCTCGCCGCCATCGTGGGCGTGAGGAGAGAACGTGCTGTTGGGAGCATAACGTACGATAGAGGTTGCACGAGCCACCTCGCCCCCGATGCGGTCCAGCTTCATTCTCTCGACCCCCGGCATCGGAGAGGGCACCCAGCGGTACTCCTCGGGACGTATGACAACGCGCTGCTGAAAGTCGGCGTTATAACGGGATTCCGTGTTGAGGCTGTCCATATTGCACCTATCGATAGCGTATCAACCGTCGGTTGATTGAGTTGAGGTGAGTGGTGGCGCGCGAAGCGTCACGATATCCGACTTTATGACCTCAGCCGCCTTATTGGCAAGGCCGGGATGATCGCAGGTGCCTTCTGGATTCACAATAAGGGGGGAGGAGTCCGGTTCGAACGGACGACCTTCGCCGGTCTATAGGAGAGCTGAGCCCGACCCGCTTTCCTTGCAGGCAACAAAAAAGGCCTACCTTTCGGTAAGCCTTTTTCGTCGTTACTGGGTAGCGGGGGCCCGGTTCGAACGGACGACCTTCGCCGGTCTATAGGAGAGATGAGCCCGACCCGCTTTCCGTGCAGGCAACAAAAAAGGCCTACCTTTCGGTAAGCCTTTTTCGTCGTTACTGGGTAGCGGGGGCCCGGTTCGAACGGACGACCTTCGCCGGTCTATAGGAGAGCTGAGCCCGACCCGCTTTCCTTGCAGGCAACAAAAAAGGCCTACCTTTCGGTAAGCCTTTTTCGTCGTTACTGGGTAGCGGGGGCCCGGTTCGAACGGACGACCTTCGCCGGTCTATAGGAGAGCTGAGCCCGACCCGCTTTCCTTGCAGGCAACAAAAAAGGCCTACCTTTCGGTAAGCCTTTTTCGTCGTTATTTGGTAGCGGGGGCCAGATTCGAACTGACGACCTTCGGGTTATGAGCCCGACGAGCTACCAGGCTGCTCCACCCCGCATCAACGTGCTGCGCATTGTAGGGATCGGAGGGGGGAGTGTCAACGCATTGCCCGGGTTATTGGGAAAATAGTTTGTTGTTGGCCTGCCGGTTGAGGGCGGGCAGCTGCTGGACGAGCAGTTCGAAGGTGAGCGGTTTGCTGTAGAAGTAGCCCTGGGCGTAGCTGCACAGTTGCTGGCGCAGGAAGTCCTGCTGCTCGGCGGTTTCCACCCCCTCGGCCACGACCCGCAGGTTGAGGCGGTGGGCCATGGCGATGACGGCGGCGGTGATCTCCATGTCGCCGCTGTTGTAGGGGATATCCTGTACGAAGGAGCGGTCGACCTTGATCAGGTCGATCGGGAACTGGCGCAGGTAGGCGAGGGAGGAGTAGCCGGTGCCGAAATCGTCGATCGACAGGGTAA from Aestuariirhabdus litorea encodes:
- a CDS encoding alpha-E domain-containing protein, which translates into the protein MLSRVAERVYWMGRYLERAENTARMISVYFHVQMDIPNETSLSWHHMLDIVGTDINQVLSRKPASPKAKSSGEQQAGVSLAQEKAVMKYLVSDARSPSSILSFLQQARENARTAREIIPSEAWELINNLYLYAKERAPRSLSRSARQKFLQHVIERTQQCAGLLSGTMSATPAYDFICLGRSLERADMTSRIVDVGARTLFEKQKTEKKILSPYVNVLWMSVLQSLSAYQMYRQHMMNRVNGESVVTFLLQDSRFPRSMTACLGSLKTYLSSLPNNEEALRALGAAQRRIDAIDVADSLATASLYESIDLVQLDLIGIHNEIANAWFLPSRASEPAEPEAVT
- a CDS encoding zinc-binding metallopeptidase family protein; protein product: MRFFNCDCGQTLYFDNTGCLACGQAAGFDPEQLQLLSLTEEGNGSWRAADGRAFRYCQNHAHFGVCNWLVAADSPALYCRSCELNQIVPQVTEPDRCSSWHILEQAKRRLIYSLLQLGLPVQPRSRYANGLAFAFLEDQRINPQVQEEIVSTGHGHGLITINLAEADDVMRETMRVSMGEKYRTLLGHFRHESGHYFFDRLVSGTPWHQAFRELFGDDTLNYADALAHYYSGSVPSDLSGQFITDYAQSHPLEDWAECWAHYLHMMDGLETAHALELLEQPPLEVPFEENLRRWPELTRILNQLNRSLGLKDAYPFVLSDPVMRKLHLIHRVIDPSSPTT
- a CDS encoding peptidase, producing MTYCVAISVNDGIIFTSDSRTNAGVDQISTYSKMHRFGIDGQRQLVIMSAGNLATTQGVIKRVRADIKNNEPVNLMNVADLEEAADYLGEISVAQQKKHDIEGSTVNHEASFIVGGQIGDKTPAIIMIYPQGNYITSSDTTPYLQIGESKYGKPILDRILTPETSLDTSALCALVSMDSTMRSNLTVGPPIETVIYEKGSLKLNRHYQFQADSAFLRELNKSWDHLLQEAFRNLPPIKWSENWDQSPDESGEASS
- the gndA gene encoding NADP-dependent phosphogluconate dehydrogenase; this encodes MNEATAGCDIGLIGAGVMGKSLTLNLADHGYRVAVFDRDPNRLDALHDQDAAERGDRPTRLHGCSTYPQLLAQLPTPRIILLSIPAGKPVDEVCQRLIAAGIGTEDIVVDTGNSLWSDSQAREQHYRSHFIFFSTAVSGGEVGARFGPSLMPSGCPAAWSRLQPIWEAIAAKVDPESGQPIESRVPGKPVTGGEPCAAYIGPGGSGHYVKMVHNGIEYADMQMICEAYQIMRDALGMQPAAIAAVFAQWNRGVLNSYLIEISAEILATTDADSGLPLVDIILDKAGQKGTGLWTAVSSLQLGIPAPSIAEAVAARSLSALKPERMIASGVLAGPQAAPPPDHQKHAHIEALHDALYCAKLCVYAQGFQLMRCAAREQGWTLNFAAIASIWRAGCIIRARFLHAIREAFACDPDLQNLLLAPYFAKQLAARQHNWRQAVAHAALSGIPIAALGSALSYYDAYRTAVLPANLLQAQRDFFGAHRFERIDRDEGTLYHCEWSLPGRPLTH
- a CDS encoding Y-family DNA polymerase — protein: MLALVDVNACYASCEAIFRPDLRGKPIVVLSNNDGCIVARSSEAKALAIPDLEPYFKLRKQLDAFGVEVFSSNYSLYGDISRRIMQSLATETPHLEIYSIDEAFLDCTNLGDLSGFGHRIRKRIWREQRVGVGVGIAPTKTLAKLANQVAKRLPRAQGVCVLDTPEKWNWVLQRTAVNTVWGIGRRLASQLAGLGVVTGADLAALPPEVVRQQFSVTLERTVRELNGLSCLPLEEAPPPKQQIVSSRSFGRKIRSQKELERAVAQHAWRAGEKLRQQGSIAMGLMVWINTSRFAPFPYSQGLATPIAGGTDEGATLCRYARQLTRRLYRPGYDYAKASVSLLDLVPASQHQADLFTASSNPRLNAVIDRINHKYGSNSLRLADQWAPRDWAMLRRRLSPAYTTRWSDIPVIECR
- a CDS encoding LexA family protein, translating into MKIAITKACTAPSTLSLPLLSHGVAAGFPSPADDYIDRPLDLNEHLIKHPAATYFARANGDSLNGRGIFDRDLLVVDRSLRPLHGDLVVAAIDGELCCKILDLRQRQLCSANPAYPPVALPEEADLVIEGVVIHAIHHLRAP
- a CDS encoding PA2778 family cysteine peptidase, translating into MAGALARVAALLAIALLMGCASRPDSIDTTGLASLTPHRQLDNIPYFPQIEDQCGPASLATLLAAQGVDISAEALRGKVYIPGKEGAVTTEMIARARRYGMLTYVLRPELSDLLMEVDAGHPVLVLQNLAFDWMPRWHFSVVVGYDLPRQTISLRSGEELNHEIGFELFLKIWRRADSWAMVALPAGQLPATARRTATLRAANDLEQVGESRAALQVYQSIIERWPDADTAYFGAGNSAYALGQYRASQRFFSAYLRQQPSAAAGWNNLAYSLVALECRSQALAAIGCAVKQAPGNPAIQESEAELRKRLPLPSTASDCPQVQCPLE
- a CDS encoding PA2779 family protein; translated protein: MKQLAKSRLIHSLMISMLFVISLGAGHAQAKMIPTTDLIHSGGAQYSQQQLQAALASDELKQQLADLGVDSEQLSDRISSLTPDEIQQLNAELEQQPAGGIIGVLLVIFIVFVVTDMLCATDLFTFVRCIN
- a CDS encoding cupin domain-containing protein codes for the protein MDSLNTESRYNADFQQRVVIRPEEYRWVPSPMPGVERMKLDRIGGEVARATSIVRYAPNSTFSPHAHDGGEEFLVLEGVFADEHGQYPAGTYVRNPIGTAHSPRIGEAGATIFVKLHQFDKSDQRQFSIDTLSEPWRPGLVEGLSVMPLHGFDQEQVALVRWAPNTRFNAHKHWGGEEILVLEGTFYDEHGTYPAGTWIRSPHLSEHKPYTMDEGALIYVKVGHL